AAGCAAGGTTTTTATCTAAATCATAAAGAACCCCATGATAAGAATCTTTTAGAGGAACAAGCTTTTTAGTTTTTGAAGAGAGTCTTGAAAAAAAGTCACCTTGTATTTTATCATCAACTACATAATCTTTTTGTGCAGATAAAACTAAAGTAGGACAAGAAATAAGATTTGCGTCATCTACAACTCTTTTTGCAGTATCAAGAAGTGTAACTAATTGTTTTGCTGGTATATCAGGAGTAATAAGTTCATCCGCATTGTATTTTTCTTGTTCAAGAGTATTTTTAGTTAAATACTTTGCTTTTACGTATGATTTTATATTTAAATCTTTTTTGAATTTAATTGCTAGATTTAGAAATTCTTTTGCAAAAGGAAAATAAAGTTTAATTTTAAAAGCAGGTGCAACTAAAGCAACTCCAGCTATTTTAGGTGCATAATCATGAATCCAAGTTGAAGCAACTACTCCAGCAACCGAGTTTGCTATTATAAAAATCTGTTCTTGTTTTATATTATTTTCTTGACAAATAAAATTAACAAAAGCATTTAGGTCTCTAACTAAGTTCATAAACTCATATGTTGCTTTTGCTTTTGTATATCCATGTCCTCTATAATCATAAGAATAAACTCTATATCCTTCTAACCTTTTATCATTTATAATATCTTCCAATCTTTTTGAATGTTCATGGCCTCTATGTAAAACTATTACTACTTTTTTATTCCAAGTTTCATCACTATATTTTCTATAAAATATTTTTTCTTCATCAAAAGAAATAAATTCTGAATTCTCTTCTATCTTACTCATTTTCTTCCTTTTTAAAATTCTCTTCAAGTTTTTTTACAAAATCTTTTGTATCTAAATCTAGATCATTAAAAGTAAAAGCTTTTTTTACTTCTAGTTTTATAATTAAGGGTACAAATAAAGCTTCGTTTTTTGGAAGGGCTTTACCTGCATTTTCTAAAACTACAGGAAGAATTTTTAGATTTGGATATTTCTTAGCAATATGACCTATGCCATTTTTAAATTTTTGTAACTCTTCTGGTTCACCTCGACTTCCTTCTGGAAATATTATCAAGGTCTTTTTCTCTTCAATTTTTTTATAAACTTCATCAAGAGGGTGAGCTGTACCTTTTCTTTTTATCTTTCTATTAATAGGGATTATCCCTATTAGATTTAAAGATATCCATTTTAAATATTTGTTTTTAAAGAAATAATCACTTGCAGCAACTGGATTTACATCTATTACAGCATCACTTTTGTACATACTCATAATTGCTAAAATATCCAAGTGACTGTTGTGATTTGCAATTATTATGTATGGCTCATCTTTTGGAATATTTTCTTTTCCTTTTATTGAAATACCTGTAACTAAGAAAATCAGAGGTTTAACAAAAAACTTAAAAAATATTTTTTTATACATTCTTTTCCCTAGTAATAAAGATAATAAACATAATGGAAAAATAGTGGTGCAGTATAAGTTAGGCTATCAATTCTATCAATAATTCCTCCATGACCTGCAATCATATTTCCACCATCTTTTACTCCAACATCTCGTTTTACCATAGAAACAACTACATCTCCTATAAATCCACCAATATTTATAATAAGTCCAGCTCCAATTGCCTCTAAAATTGTAAATGGTGTAAGGTATGAAAAAACTACAGCTAAAGTAGTAGTTAAAATCATCGCTCCTACAAATCCTTCAACAGTTTTATTTGGACTAACTTTAGGAATAATTTTTCTCTTTCCAAAGCTTTTCCCACATACATATTGTAAAATATCATTTAGTTCAGTT
This window of the Arcobacter sp. LA11 genome carries:
- a CDS encoding 1-acyl-sn-glycerol-3-phosphate acyltransferase → MYKKIFFKFFVKPLIFLVTGISIKGKENIPKDEPYIIIANHNSHLDILAIMSMYKSDAVIDVNPVAASDYFFKNKYLKWISLNLIGIIPINRKIKRKGTAHPLDEVYKKIEEKKTLIIFPEGSRGEPEELQKFKNGIGHIAKKYPNLKILPVVLENAGKALPKNEALFVPLIIKLEVKKAFTFNDLDLDTKDFVKKLEENFKKEENE